CTTTGGTAAAGCACTTTTAATTGGGAATACTACTGGATGTGTTATTTCTTTATCATTAGTCGTCATTCGTCACTTTTTCCCGTATATGTGGGTGGAAGCTATTACTTTACCTATAGGTGTGATGCTTTTTATTAAATGTATGAATCATTGGCATAAACAACCTGGAATTATTAATGGTTCAGCAGCACTTTTAATTGTTTATTTTACTTCTCAAGGTCATCAATCTGTTTTAAAAGCAATTTTCCGTATTACAGATATTTTTGTTGGGGCAATGATTTCTATTTTTATTAATCGCTTTGTCCATCCGAAAAAAGAAGAACCAAAGACAATTGATGAATTAAAACAAGATTTAAAACAAATTCAAAAGCAAGAAGCAGATTTACGTAAAATGGAACAACAATTACAAATAGAAATTGAAAGGAATGAGAAATTCAATGAAAAATTGGGTAAAAAAATGGATCACAACACTTAGTATTGGAGCTCTTTTCTTACCTTTATTAAGTGGTTGTGCTTCAAATCAAAAAAATACACAACAACAACCTTCTTATCAACAAAAATCAACGAAAAAAACAAGTAAAAATGGATGCCCTAACCCTTCTGGCCCTGCTGAATTCACAAGTGAAGAATTGAAAGATGGTCCAGGATGGATTCAATATGGACCACTAGATTCTTTAGGTAGAGCAACTGCAGCGAATGCCTTAATTACAAAATCAATGATTGGTACAGGAACAAAAGCAAATCCTGACATCCGTCCTGCTGGATTCCAATCTGGGAAAAAAGGTCATGCTCGTGGTCATTTAATTGGACGTCAATTGGGTGGAAGTGGAGATACGATGAAAAACTTAGTTACTTTGTATCAAAATCCTGTAAATACCCCTTATATGACAAAATACGAAAACGAAGTGCGTGATGTCGTAGAACAAGGAAATAAAGTACGTTATCGAGTAACTCCAATTTATGGTAAGGGACAATTAATGCCAGTCAGCATTAAAATGGAAGCAAAAACACTGAATAATAATCGTTTAAATTACACAGTTGTGATTCCAAATAAAAAATAAAAAAGAAAGAAGGAATTTCATTGAAAGATTGGTTTATCGAACATAGAGCTATGCCCTTTTTAGCATGGTATGAAGAATTAACCGCAAAAACAGCGGTTTCCTTAGATGATGATTATTTGCAATTTCAATCCAAAGACCAAGATCTTTTAGAAAATTTTTCTTTATGTATCGAAACTTTAGCTTCAACAACGACTTTATCTGAAGAATGGTTAAAAGAACATCAAGCAAAATTAATTGCTCAATCTATTGATGGTAACTATTTATTAGGAAATGAAACGACTACTTGGGTTGTTCCTGTAGATCTACATCTTAGTGACATAGAAGAATATACAATCACTCCTAACGAGTGGGTTGCTCAATGGATTGAAGGAACAATTACTTCTAATATTTTATAAAAAAAGCACCTAATCTTAGGTGCTTTTTCTCTTTTATTTTTGATAACGACATTCTCCATTTAAATATGTACATTCTAATTCTAACTCTGGCGTTAAAACGATAAAATCTGCATCATATCCTGCTTTAATTTGTCCACACACGTCATCCATCTTACAACTTACAGCAGGAACATGAGAAGCCATCATAATTGCTTGTTCCACCGTTGCTAAATTCCAGTCTACTACATTATGGACAGCATCTTTTAATTCTAAAATGCTTCCTGCTAAGTTTCCTGCTTCTAAGCGAGCAGTTCCATCTTTTACTGTAACTGGAAGTTCTCCTAACATATATTGTCCTTCAGGCATTCCTCCGGCACACATACAGTCTGTAATCAAAGCTACTTGCTCATGTCCCACTGCTTTAATTAAAGCATCACAAGCTTTAGGATGAACATGATGACCATCACAAATCAATTCACGATAAGCGTGAGGTAAAGTTAAAGCAGCTCCTGCCATCCCTGGCTCACGGTGAGTAAATCCACGCATTCCATTAAAAGTATGAACAAAAATACTTGCACCAGCTTCTGCTACTGCTTTTGCTTGTTCATAGGTAGCATCACTATGCCCTAAAGCAACAACTACTCCTTCTTTAGTTAATTGTTTTGTGAATTCTACTGCTTCTGCGTATTCAGGAGCTAACGCAATTTTTTTAATTAAGTTTCCTGATGCTTCTTGCCAAGCATGGAATTCATCTAAACAAGGTTTTGTTAAATATTTAGGATTTTGTGCTCCTTTATACTTCTCTGTAAAATATGGTCCTTCAAAGAAAATCCCTTGAATTTTTGCTCCACGTTCTTTTCCTTTAACTTCACGAATGGTTTTTGAAACGCTTAATAATAAATCATGGTCCGCCGTTAATGTGGTTGCTAAAAAGGAAGTTACCCCACAACTCAATAATCCTTCAGACATACGTTGTAAGCCTTCTGCATCATTATCCATTACATCAGCTCCTGCATATCCATGAATATGTGTATCAACTAAACCTGGTGCCACATATTTTCCACTATAATCAACAATTTCGCCACTTTGTGGTTTTTCTTTTTGGTAATGACCAAATTTTCCATCTTTAATTTCTAAATATCCTTTTCCTTCTACTCCCTGTGGTAAAAAGAATTTATCTGCATAAATATATGTTTTCATGTATATCCCTCATTCAATTCTTGATACTAATAGCATACTCCTTCTTTGATAAATATTCAATCGGTCTATACCATTTTTAATACTTTTTTCGAATTTTACTTTTTATAATAATATTTTTGATAAGAAAAATAAAAAAGATTTCTTTTCTAAATATTGAATTCCTTGCTATACTGAATCTAACCTTAAGAAAGGATAGGAAAAATATGAACATTATCGAAGCAAAAGGATTAACTAAAAAGTTTCAAAATTATACTGCAGTTGATCATTTAAATATATCTGTTCCCGCTGGAAAACTAACGGCTTATTTGGGAACGAATGGAGCAGGAAAATCGACAACCATTGCCATGCTCATTGGTACATTAACACCTACAGAAGGAGAAATCTATTTTAAAGGACAACCTTTGGAAAAAGTACCTAGGAAAGACAAAAAAATTGGTGTTGTTTTTCAGAATAGTATTTTAGATAAGGAATTAACGGTTTGGCAAAACTTAAAAATCCGTGCACAACTTAATAAAAACTATCAAAAAGAAAAATTAGAAACGCTGATGAAACAAACTGGCGTTTATGAATTTGCTAAAAAATCTTATGGAAAACTTTCTGGAGGAATGCGAAGAAAAGTAGATATTACTCGTGCCTTACTCAACGAACCAGAAATTTTATTTTTAGATGAACCCACAACAGGAATTGATATTCAATCTCGTCAAGAAATTTGGCAATTACTTCATCAATTAAAAGAAGAAAAACATTTAGCTATCTTTTTAACGACTCATTACTTAGAAGAAGCAGAGAATGCAGATAATTTATATATTTTACGTAAAGGAAAACTAATTGAATCAGGATCTGCTCAATCTTTAAAAGAGAAGTACGACGTCCCTACATTACGCTTAATCACGAGTGAAGAAATCCATGATTCACGTGCACATAAAGAAGAAGGTAATGAATATCACTTCATTTGTCAAAATGAAAAAGAAGCTCTATCTATTGTCAATCAATATCAAGAAATTACGCTTTATTTCTCATTCTTACCAACGGACTTAAATGAAGTATTCTTAAAATTAACAAAGGAGGAAGATACATTATGATGACAATTATCAAAAGAAATTTAACCATTTATAGTAAAAATATTTCCAATATTTTCTTTTCCCTACTGGGATCTTTAATCTTTTTTCTCATTTATGTCTTCTTTTTACGCAGTAATATTTTATCGGATCTAGGTTCCTTACCCAATAAATCAGAAATTATTGATATGTGGATGTTAGGAGCACTACTAAGTATTACTTCTTTGACTACAGCATTTACGATTTCTGGACAATATGTTATTGATAAGACCAATAATAAATTTTTAGATTTTAAAATTAGTCAAACTTCTCCTGCTACTTTACTTTTTGGCTATTATTTATCTTCATTCTTCTTATCTTTCATCATGCAAATCATTATTTTTGTTGTTGCTTACGGATATTTTTACTCCATTGATGATTTGACTTTACATACAGAACAATTAAGATATTTAGGAATGAACTTTATCATTAGTTCTCTATTATCTTCTGGAATTACCTTTTTAATTTGTGCTTTTATTAAAACAGAGTCTAGCTTACGAGGTGTAGGAACTATTATTGGTGCTGCTTCTGGATTTATCATTGGTGGATATGTACCGATGGGGAATTTATCAGATGCTGCTCAAACTTTTATTAAATGTGTCCCTTTAACTTATAGTGGATTAGAAAACCGTTGGATTTTAGTCACTCCCTATTTAAAAGATTTACCAACGAAGGTAGCGGATTACATGAAGGAATTTTTAGGTATGAGCTTAGAAATTGGCTCTAATGATGTCACTCAATCTACAGTATTATGGATCTTATTAGGGTCAAGTGCGATTATCATTCTTATCATTCTTTTATTGAGTAAACGTTTGATGAAATCAAATTTAAAAGGATAAAAAAAAGACTCCATAAAGGAGTCTTTTTTCTTATTCATTAAGCGTTAGGAGCTTTTCCTAATTCAGCATTTAACATCCAAATGTGTTTGTTTGTAGATGCTAACATATCGCTACATAAGTCAACGATGTGTACTAAGTTTTCTTCTTCAGCTAATTCCATACCTTCTTGGCATTTTGCTTGGAAGTATTTCAAACCAGCTAATAATTTTTCTAATTGTGCTTCGATAGTTACGCCGTAGTCACCAGCTGTAATTTCTAATTTTGTGTTTTTAGCCATTTCTTCTAAAGTTGAGAATGGAGCTCCACCTAACATAATTAAGTTTTCTGCTACTTCATCGATGTCATCTTGATATTCTTCAATGTATGAATCTAGCATTGGATGATATACTAAGAATCCTTTACCACGCATATACCAATGTACTTGGTAAGTTAACATTAACATTTGATTTAAATCTGCTAATAATTCATTTAAAAAGTTGTTCATTTTCATATTGATTCATCCTTTCCTTACAACTAAGTTTATTTTAATACACAAAAAGTAAAAAAGAAACAAGAATGCTCAAAATTACCTAACTTTTTTCTTTTTCTCTTTTGTTCTAGGCCATTGCCTTTTTAATTCCCTTTTTAACTAAATAATCATTCACTGGATAAGCAAAGAAAAATCCTACTGCCATCGCTAATTGCATAATGAAAATCGAAAAAATGATTCCTTTTCCTGGCAAGATCCATTGGAAGAAAAGTTGCCCTATCACCATTCCTAATTGCCAAGCAAATAAAGACCAAAAATCAGAAATCATCGCTTTTTTCATTAAAATTTTTGTAGCAGTTTTTTGATCCATCTCACGTAAAGCAAAGTATTGGAAAAAGATACCAATAATAAACGCAAGGATATAAGCTAAAACAAAATGACTTATTGTACCAAGTCCTAGTAGCAAACTAATCGCTAATCCAATCATATCCGCTAGTGTACATCCGCTACCACAATGTAAAGTACCCGAAGCAATTCGTTGCCAATGTTTATGTTTTGGCATTGGCATACCATCCATATCCATATCTTTCATAGACATATCACTCATCTTCATATCATCCATAGACATAGAAGAGTCCATTTTCATATTCTTTTTTTCTTTTTTAGGAGCACGACCAAACCAATAATAAGCGATGACAATAAAAGGTCCTCCCCAAAGAGTATTAATCATCCAGACGGCATTCATAATTTTCATCATTTGTGGATGTTTGATTAAATCTATACCAATCCAAACAAACGAAAAGATAGATAAAATCAACCAAATTTTAATAAAAATCATCATTATTCCCCCCTTTTCTCTTTTACTATACCTTATTTCACTTTGAAAAAAAATTATCATATCTTTTGTACTTTTTTTGTGGTCATACTATAATGACATTGTAAGGAAACTTATATTAATGGAAAAGAGGATGATTTATTATGGCAAACTTTGAAGAACGTGAACAAAAATTATTAGCTAAAATTTCTGATTGCTTAGAAAAATTGGATGAAACATTAGATAAAATGGAAGCAACAGATAGCAAAGTAAAAGACTTCTTCGAACAAGAAAAAGCTTTACATGAAATTCGTGTATTAACTCGCAAAGAACATCGTATTGAAAAAGATGAAGAAAAAGCGAAAGATAAAGAACAACCTACAATGAACGAATGGATTAAAAAAGAACAAGAAACTGTAGATGAAATCAATCAACGTTTAGATGCGTTAGATGCAGATCTTGCTAAAATTAAAGAAGATGAAAAACATGAAACAAAAGTAAAAAGCTACTTAGAACAAAAAGAAGCAATTAAAGATATTAAAGATATGTTACAAAAAGCAGAATCAGGTAAATGTGCTGCTTGCGCTAACAAAGAAAATAAATAAGTAAGTAAGTAAATAAAAAGAAGACTCTGTGGAGTCTTCTTTTTTTGTTTATCTTTATTTTTTAATCAAAAAAGATGGGAAAGTTCCCATCTTTTCTATTATCATTAAATTTCTAATAATTCTTGTTCTTTTTCAGCAGCAATTGCATCCATATCTTTGATGCTCTTATCTGTTAATTCTTGAACGTCTTTTTCATATCCACGTAAATCATCTTCTGTGATTTCGCTTGCTTTTTCCATTTTCTTCAAAGCATTCATAACATCACGACGGATATGACGGATACTTACTTTTCCTTGTTCCGCAATTTTTTTCACTTCTTTTGCTAATTCTTTACGACGTTCTTCTGTTAATTGAGGAATTACTAAACGAATAACATTCCCATCATTGGTTGGGTTAATTCCTAAATCACTTTCTAAAATTCCACGTTCGATATCTTTTAAAGTAGTTTTATCAAATGGTGTAATCATAATTACACGAGCTTCTGGAATAGAAATTTGTGCCATTTGATTGACTGGAGTAGGTACTCCATAATATTCTACTTGGACACGATCTAATAAACTTGCATTTGCACGTCCAGCGCGGATTTGTGATAATTCACGACGTAATGCTTGTTCTGATTTTTCCATTTTTTCTTGTGCTTGTTGGATAACTTCTAAAGCCATAATTGTGCCTCCTATTTTACTGTTGTTCCGATATTTTCACCTAAACATACACGTTTGATGTTACCTGGTTCATTTAAGTTGAAGACAACTAATGGAATATTGTTGTCCATACTTAATGAGCTAGCTGTAGAATCCATAACGTGTAATCCTTTAGCAATAATATCTAAATGTGTTAATTCTTCATATTTCACAGCATTTTCATCTAATTTTGGATCTGCAGAATAAACACCATCTACATCATTTTTTGCCATTAAAATGACATCAGCATTAATTTCTGCCGCACGTAATGCTGCTGTAGTATCAGTTGAGAAGTATGGGTTTCCTGTACCACCCGCAAAAATTACTACACGAGATTTTTCTAAATGACGTTCAGCACGACGACGAATATATGGTTCAGCAATTTGACGCATTTCAATAGAAGTTTGAACACGTGTTGGTACGTCAATGTTTTCTAATGCATCTTGTAACGCTAAAGCATTCATTACTGTCGCTAACATTCCCATATAATCTGCTTGGGCACGTTCCATTCCCATTTCTGCACCAATGGCTCCACGCCAAATATTACCGCCACCGACAACAATCGCAATTTCAATTCCTAAGTCATAAACTTCTTTAATTTCTTTTACAATACTATCGATGACAGGAGGATTAATTCCAAAACCATTATCACCTGCTAAGGCTTCTCCGCTTAACTTTAATACGATACGTTTATATTTTGCTTCTTGCATGTGAATCCCTCTTTTTTCTTAAAAAAAGAGCTTGCAGTTAAACCACAAACTCTTTATTTATTATTCTTATTGAGTAAAATTAACCGTTAATTTGGCTCATAACTTCTTCTACAAAGTTATCTTCTTTTTTCTCAATTCCTTCTCCAACTTCAAAACGAGTAAACATGCGAGCTGTCGCATTGTTATCGCTTAAGAATTTACCTACTGTCATATCGCCATCTTTAACGAATGGTTGGTCTACTAAGCAGATTTCTGCCAAGAATTTTTTCAAGCGTCCAACAACCATTTTTTCAACGATGTTTTCAGGTTTACCTTCGTTTAATGCTTGTTCTGTTAACACTTTTTTCTCATGTTCTAATTCTTCAGCTGGTACTTCTGCTTCAGTCATGTAACGAGGGTTAATCGCAGCAATGTGCATAGCAACATCTTTTGCTACTGCATCATTTCCACCTTCGATTACTGTTAATACAGCAATACGTCCACCCATGTGTAAGTATGAACCGAAGAATTCGTTATCAGATTTTTCAACTACTTCGAAACGACGGAAGCTAATTTTTTCACCGATAACTGTAGTAGCTTCTAATAAAGCTTCTTCTAATGATTTACCATTTAATTCTAAAGCCATTGCTTCTTCCATAGATGCAGGTTTGTTTTCTGCAACTAATTTAGCAATATCTTTAACTAAGTTTTGGAACATTTCATTTTTTGCTACGAAGTCTGTTTCTGAGTTAACTTCTACGATTGCAGCAACGTTACCATCAACATAAACGTTTGCTAATCCTTCTGCAGCGATACGATCATTTTTCTTAGCAGCTTTTGCCATACCTTTTTCACGTAATACGTCTACAGCTTTATCGAAATCACCATCTGTTTCTACTAATGCTTTTTTCGCATCCATCATACCTACGCCTGTAGCTTCACGTAGCTCTTTAACCATAGCGGCAGTAATTTTAGCCATTTTTATTTCCTCCTCATTGGTGTGGATTATTCTTCATCTATGAAAAAGTCGCTCGAGTAAAACTCAAAACGACTTTCTCTTTTATTGTATTAATAATTATTCGTTGCTTCCTTCAACAACTTCAACGATTTCTTCGATTGAGTCTGCATCTTCTGCAACTTCAACCATTTCTTCAGCGATTACTTCAACATCATCTTCACCTTGACGAGCTTCGATGAAAGCATCAGCCATTTTACCTGTGATTAATTTGATTGCGCGGATAGCGTCATCGTTTGATGGAATCACTACATCGATTTCATCTGGATCACAGTTTGTATCTACCATCGCAACGATAGGGATGTTCAATTTATGAGCTTCTTGAACAGCGATACGTTCTTTACGAGGGTCAACGATGTATAATACATCTGGAATACGAGGCATATCAGCGATACCGCCTAAGAATTTTTGTAATTTTTCACGTTCTTTAACTAATTTCGCTACTTCTTTCTTAGGTAATACTTCGAAGATTCCTTCTTCTTCCATTTCAGTGATTTTTTTCAAACGAGTGATACGTTTTTGAATTGTATCCCAGTTTGTTAATGTACCACCTAACCAACGATGGTTAATATAGTATTGACCTGAACGGATAGCTTCTTCAGCGATTGCTTCTTGCGCTTGTTTTTTAGTACCAACGAATAAAGCAATTCCTCCGTCTTCTGCGATTTCTTTCATGTAGTTGTAAGCATCATCTACTAAGCGAACTGTTTTTTGTAAGTCGATGATGTAAATACCGTTACGTTCTGTGAAGATATATTTCTTCATTTTAGGGTTCCAACGGCGTGTTTGGTGACCAAAATGTACACCTGCTTCTAACAATTGTTTCATTGAAATAACTGCCATAATTTTGTTTCCTCCAATTTGGTTTAAATTCTTCTTTATTATCTCAAACTTGCTTGCAGACTAAACTAGCACCCTGCACACAATCAATAATAAATGTATATTTGGAATATATCCTTTAACATTATACCGAACTCAATTTTGTTTTGCAACTAGTGTTGTTTAATTTCTGTATATTCTAACATACCACCTAATAAATTCGTTACTTCATAGCCTTTTTCTTCTAAAAATAAACCAGCATTATGAGAACGATAGCCAGAACGACAAATTAAATAATAATGCTCGTTTTTATCTAACGTAGTTGCCCAATCATTGATTTCACTTAGAGGATAGTTCATAGCTTGTGGCATATGTCCTTCCTCGTATTCTTCAATTTCTCGCACATCAATGATTTTTGGATTTTCTAACGATTGAGCTAAAAATTCTTTTACTGTGATTTCTTGCATTTCCATCCTCCTTTTCTTCCATTTTAGAGTATACTAGGAATGACCAAGTAAAGAAAGGAG
The DNA window shown above is from Catellicoccus marimammalium M35/04/3 and carries:
- a CDS encoding FUSC family protein produces the protein MTKFKQWILYWLPGWRLLKTGLSVMVCFLLYYSLDINPMLACLSAIFSMREDHTLSIRFGKALLIGNTTGCVISLSLVVIRHFFPYMWVEAITLPIGVMLFIKCMNHWHKQPGIINGSAALLIVYFTSQGHQSVLKAIFRITDIFVGAMISIFINRFVHPKKEEPKTIDELKQDLKQIQKQEADLRKMEQQLQIEIERNEKFNEKLGKKMDHNT
- a CDS encoding DNA/RNA non-specific endonuclease, translating into MKNWVKKWITTLSIGALFLPLLSGCASNQKNTQQQPSYQQKSTKKTSKNGCPNPSGPAEFTSEELKDGPGWIQYGPLDSLGRATAANALITKSMIGTGTKANPDIRPAGFQSGKKGHARGHLIGRQLGGSGDTMKNLVTLYQNPVNTPYMTKYENEVRDVVEQGNKVRYRVTPIYGKGQLMPVSIKMEAKTLNNNRLNYTVVIPNKK
- the nagA gene encoding N-acetylglucosamine-6-phosphate deacetylase — protein: MKTYIYADKFFLPQGVEGKGYLEIKDGKFGHYQKEKPQSGEIVDYSGKYVAPGLVDTHIHGYAGADVMDNDAEGLQRMSEGLLSCGVTSFLATTLTADHDLLLSVSKTIREVKGKERGAKIQGIFFEGPYFTEKYKGAQNPKYLTKPCLDEFHAWQEASGNLIKKIALAPEYAEAVEFTKQLTKEGVVVALGHSDATYEQAKAVAEAGASIFVHTFNGMRGFTHREPGMAGAALTLPHAYRELICDGHHVHPKACDALIKAVGHEQVALITDCMCAGGMPEGQYMLGELPVTVKDGTARLEAGNLAGSILELKDAVHNVVDWNLATVEQAIMMASHVPAVSCKMDDVCGQIKAGYDADFIVLTPELELECTYLNGECRYQK
- a CDS encoding ABC transporter ATP-binding protein — its product is MNIIEAKGLTKKFQNYTAVDHLNISVPAGKLTAYLGTNGAGKSTTIAMLIGTLTPTEGEIYFKGQPLEKVPRKDKKIGVVFQNSILDKELTVWQNLKIRAQLNKNYQKEKLETLMKQTGVYEFAKKSYGKLSGGMRRKVDITRALLNEPEILFLDEPTTGIDIQSRQEIWQLLHQLKEEKHLAIFLTTHYLEEAENADNLYILRKGKLIESGSAQSLKEKYDVPTLRLITSEEIHDSRAHKEEGNEYHFICQNEKEALSIVNQYQEITLYFSFLPTDLNEVFLKLTKEEDTL
- a CDS encoding ABC transporter permease, coding for MMTIIKRNLTIYSKNISNIFFSLLGSLIFFLIYVFFLRSNILSDLGSLPNKSEIIDMWMLGALLSITSLTTAFTISGQYVIDKTNNKFLDFKISQTSPATLLFGYYLSSFFLSFIMQIIIFVVAYGYFYSIDDLTLHTEQLRYLGMNFIISSLLSSGITFLICAFIKTESSLRGVGTIIGAASGFIIGGYVPMGNLSDAAQTFIKCVPLTYSGLENRWILVTPYLKDLPTKVADYMKEFLGMSLEIGSNDVTQSTVLWILLGSSAIIILIILLLSKRLMKSNLKG
- a CDS encoding Dps family protein, translated to MKMNNFLNELLADLNQMLMLTYQVHWYMRGKGFLVYHPMLDSYIEEYQDDIDEVAENLIMLGGAPFSTLEEMAKNTKLEITAGDYGVTIEAQLEKLLAGLKYFQAKCQEGMELAEEENLVHIVDLCSDMLASTNKHIWMLNAELGKAPNA
- a CDS encoding DUF4396 domain-containing protein, giving the protein MMIFIKIWLILSIFSFVWIGIDLIKHPQMMKIMNAVWMINTLWGGPFIVIAYYWFGRAPKKEKKNMKMDSSMSMDDMKMSDMSMKDMDMDGMPMPKHKHWQRIASGTLHCGSGCTLADMIGLAISLLLGLGTISHFVLAYILAFIIGIFFQYFALREMDQKTATKILMKKAMISDFWSLFAWQLGMVIGQLFFQWILPGKGIIFSIFIMQLAMAVGFFFAYPVNDYLVKKGIKKAMA
- the frr gene encoding ribosome recycling factor codes for the protein MALEVIQQAQEKMEKSEQALRRELSQIRAGRANASLLDRVQVEYYGVPTPVNQMAQISIPEARVIMITPFDKTTLKDIERGILESDLGINPTNDGNVIRLVIPQLTEERRKELAKEVKKIAEQGKVSIRHIRRDVMNALKKMEKASEITEDDLRGYEKDVQELTDKSIKDMDAIAAEKEQELLEI
- the pyrH gene encoding UMP kinase yields the protein MQEAKYKRIVLKLSGEALAGDNGFGINPPVIDSIVKEIKEVYDLGIEIAIVVGGGNIWRGAIGAEMGMERAQADYMGMLATVMNALALQDALENIDVPTRVQTSIEMRQIAEPYIRRRAERHLEKSRVVIFAGGTGNPYFSTDTTAALRAAEINADVILMAKNDVDGVYSADPKLDENAVKYEELTHLDIIAKGLHVMDSTASSLSMDNNIPLVVFNLNEPGNIKRVCLGENIGTTVK
- the tsf gene encoding translation elongation factor Ts → MAKITAAMVKELREATGVGMMDAKKALVETDGDFDKAVDVLREKGMAKAAKKNDRIAAEGLANVYVDGNVAAIVEVNSETDFVAKNEMFQNLVKDIAKLVAENKPASMEEAMALELNGKSLEEALLEATTVIGEKISFRRFEVVEKSDNEFFGSYLHMGGRIAVLTVIEGGNDAVAKDVAMHIAAINPRYMTEAEVPAEELEHEKKVLTEQALNEGKPENIVEKMVVGRLKKFLAEICLVDQPFVKDGDMTVGKFLSDNNATARMFTRFEVGEGIEKKEDNFVEEVMSQING
- the rpsB gene encoding 30S ribosomal protein S2, with translation MAVISMKQLLEAGVHFGHQTRRWNPKMKKYIFTERNGIYIIDLQKTVRLVDDAYNYMKEIAEDGGIALFVGTKKQAQEAIAEEAIRSGQYYINHRWLGGTLTNWDTIQKRITRLKKITEMEEEGIFEVLPKKEVAKLVKEREKLQKFLGGIADMPRIPDVLYIVDPRKERIAVQEAHKLNIPIVAMVDTNCDPDEIDVVIPSNDDAIRAIKLITGKMADAFIEARQGEDDVEVIAEEMVEVAEDADSIEEIVEVVEGSNE
- a CDS encoding rhodanese-like domain-containing protein, which encodes MQEITVKEFLAQSLENPKIIDVREIEEYEEGHMPQAMNYPLSEINDWATTLDKNEHYYLICRSGYRSHNAGLFLEEKGYEVTNLLGGMLEYTEIKQH